A single window of Plasmodium reichenowi strain SY57 chromosome 12, whole genome shotgun sequence DNA harbors:
- a CDS encoding formin 2, putative, giving the protein MKDLMDRNEKHVYEKYIENKNKNDNRIDDNNKANFHTNVNKNIHMYTMKNWLNKKEKENRKKSLFNMNKTYKEDDERNIYYNNNKTDDNTYNNVVDDNYINNNKNKIIFQHFRNTERKTYYNGMVKGRELLYKNIKMNENKNNQISNINLTNYLLVPDEIRHKYTKTYLFQISKRLLVMKKPWRLPKNVELQINNVYHLSNYIKVLERIASEYLNDPPINYYYRGLELYNKNVFANIDYLLKKVDIKEDTQTVHLKNLIKINECYYDLSTFGKSPNTIFYQSYIILDIHSNTLTLEDEYENLFESQILNYGYGEKEYPNLKYLLSISSSILFWLNFNKKDNFAIINYHKISSFILLIFSCAMLAIDNSLTFDQIQEILFKSSKINNNDNEDDNTNSDTSSNYFSNNIHNNSEQHKKNIYEENNSTHRMHIHENKKNNNINNINNYYIRGDVKQHDDILLNNNLLRPKLLYNEKREGLDVEPKLYLPTYNYFENTNSKKLLNKDEQCSESTTEYKNNYVPNYNENMRHTVNVNRKNVLYENEFDDMKNKKSKDDKVSSTSCGMDSLNKDTNKTNNKFKDHHFWIPFDYWKASHKRYFYYMYDLIKNKNKRVENNTFKIKSIIFTDYAPCSVSIEIYEIIYKDNSELNSDLLSESETDAYDESEENDESEENDESEENDESEENDESEENDESEENDESEENDESEENDEIQQNDKIQQNDKIQQNDKIQQNDEIQQNDKIQQNVEIQQNDECGDKYINTNKGKGTDTIYANNQNLKHYSFHKNGRGIEYEEKGLWVYSDREKKLVPAPRIPKDEFKRCSNDENIDNNNNSDYNSDDDDDEKHLCECSLNKHHGRKKTNKQKNKKKQNIKKLSVEHFSQTVYPNENNKNNINNKNNKNNINNINNINNIHNINNKNNIHNINNINIINNKIYRKNFSCNAPSLETKQANILDINNTPRIDFDISHLNQRNNKKNKKKKKIQSDKNSVVGTNYQKDIPFNNKSVIGLSHNKINSSINTLNVFNEDDSLTSINQHSEIHSRVESEFDKFEKSVTHLWSNSNFPLKNQIKKVSSVFSPRTINSNSSCKSISIVDKLTSSKRDDFSSGRSIQTSESKESFSDNKKNIIYDHFDKKKKSSFIYNKSQIFHKDENNMKNDFSEYLEKMKSKRKETHQIDKEQDIKQNVDEYYHLKNDKKKNNKYKLYGLLKNNYIKGKEKDTNDNEEQVKYHINHDYDNDNYLNENMKKKKKKIKSEEKCKSNSSKCGYEYFLKCNPINYNVVSSYEKNKKKYITIDFTHDAEGNVKEHIICGDILILIGHKNIEKFHKGFSSSYSFHTGFLKKGSSEVLHLKKEDMDININYDNYIPDNMKISIILDAATKEDCLRSYKKSLRSNNKMEELEALKNFERRKSFILNDSAESVMNMLRDFPSEFSPSEKTYDYFDKINSLEKMMKCGKKSDVTNENCASTENNDSLKEVVKKEKEQEQKKDFEKDKNGKNNIYDENNKNIIYDENNKNIIYDENNKNIIYDENNKNNIYDENNKNNIYDERDKHQICDEKDIVEKNNKIDNKTNVCESIVEKHYCDHSDMEKNKGQKIDIQYSIEKNHFDSIQNDPLDEKEELKNTYKKGHSFNKVKELYEQESLDIYNKKNLDFNSRSHYNAYSVFNEKEPTLKYNATNITQLLTSLFGFRNRDDKYSLNKKQSMCSLLTSKKSYSNIISLKDYLQRQYEIIIKPSENITSFVKSHVIKINVPLLNFLKKITNLSNIKIQLSLKLCNNDLNKSLNFIVCTWGINILKKKSSAKYSSSWNQIPEYRREFKKILGYHNFSSKSSLDTSKCVNKLDSVSEMDSTNYTNISYYKMLKDVKSLYDEGSKKRVHTDECIYRIEEEAEEKKKKNKQEINNNYILSLLRKKEKNDIGKRIIDRKEKIKDEKETDYSPKDTSSEVSTSTDMIKFTQLYTNKKENKEKEDNHVHRKITKSDIITNKKEKHDVNNIEEIQKNDTDILINNDVNKNKNDMLKRADNYIISNNNNNNNSNISLKKTIGESSFFYAKLPSGELIKLKVNDSVELSTHDSMPLLLVEPVDDITDEMKKGITEWNSLSKMNSQTFSKENTMSDNNNLHKDYIINDLEVMYNKLNKKGSIESTFSMESERTVTSRLSPSIPGETLTSLVNVKDQKEIIVEDKKEVIDEDKKIEKIEGKKEIIDEDKKIEKIEEKKEIIDEDKKIEKIEGKNEIIDEDKKIEKIEDKKESKVEQKIDEKQNNVTSEENKAANDKQIKVKAIEALLKQSKAKRPPPPLPAALLKSVNVAKEKPEMKEEEIVKTENNTKLAFTKKGGKKIPAPPPFLLKKMGDKSMCVLKKCPEAFGLKKAAKVPEKRPLGIKLHWQLLPTHKIEGTVFNEIKTQEVKYNLIDTKAVHKLFARVKGEKKIIKKSIDDKQKKPEEKLVTVLDRTRAQNIGILLRFPMSTQEIVDKINSFDLTDLNVDFLQKVLHIIPSKEECDGILQKLENEKIKTEQFRDVERKLIPFVYLDKCQSKIQICLFSLKYDKMINEINKDLDIYDKAVKEVRSSIRLRSLLKAVLKWGNYVNYGINDNEDLVALGFTLSSVLKLSEFKSSIDSKITSLHYITVTLCMYLPNLNMNLLENDLLSVLTASKMSSESIDIIFSSLEKEITYIKGQLKTNYEEKFKEKMMSLLEDSEQKYNTAQKQYEQTKKDVNELGIYLGEDMPKNGNLENIFIILSSIVDSFTKCYKDILANPKKFSIMLNEESLLDDYYNVFCKGKKRPIIKMNSISTNSDTKEDDTIKNKSIPDIKIKINKSKSVSVKKNDHGKSTMFQLRNQLMQDIQNRSILKKSLVFPNTSQNESSSIQPSQQNGLDNSIAKNETEQNIKKEEELKSDNGIKIKEVQTLNEESKNVNVNNTMNDVVTVENMSDEKQNKDIKVEDINNT; this is encoded by the coding sequence ATGAAAGATTTGATGGATAGAAACGAAAAACATGTTTATGAAAAGTATATagagaataaaaataaaaatgataatcgaattgatgataataataaggcAAATTTTCATACAAATgtaaataagaatattcACATGTATACAATGAAGAATTggttaaataaaaaagaaaaagagaATAGAAAGAAAAGTTTGTtcaatatgaataaaacatataaagaagatgatgagagaaatatatattataataataataagactgatgataatacatataataatgtggttgatgataattatataaataataataagaataaaataatatttcaacATTTTCGTAATACTGAAAGGAAGACATATTATAATGGTATGGTGAAAGGTAgagaattattatataaaaatataaaaatgaatgaaaataagaataatcaaatatcaaatataaatttaactaattatttattagtACCTGATGAAATTAGacataaatatacaaaaacatatttatttcaaaTATCAAAAAGATTATTAGTTATGAAAAAGCCATGGAGATTACCAAAAAATGTCGaattacaaataaataatgtatatcatttatcgaattatataaaagtattAGAAAGAATAGCTAgtgaatatttaaatgacCCACctattaattattattatagaggtttagaattatataataaaaatgtttttgCAAATATagattatttattaaaaaaggtagatataaaagaagataCTCAAACTgttcatttaaaaaatctaattaaaataaatgaatgtTATTATGATTTAAGTACATTCGGAAAATCACCTAATACTATATTTTATcaatcatatattattttagATATACATTCTAATACTTTAACATTAGAAGATGAATATGAAAACCTTTTTGAATcacaaatattaaattatggATATGGAGAAAAAGAATATCctaatttaaaatatttattaagtATCTCTAgttctattttattttggttaaattttaataaaaaagataatttcgcaattattaattatcataaaatCAGTTCTTTTATTCTTTTGATTTTTTCATGTGCTATGCTAGCCATTGATAATTCGCTAACATTTGATCAAATACAAGAAATTTTGTTTAAATCTtcaaaaattaataataatgataatgaagaTGATAATACTAATAGTGATACATCCTCCAattatttttctaataatattcataataattcggaacaacacaaaaaaaatatatatgaggAAAACAACAGTACTCATAGAATGCATATCcatgaaaataaaaaaaataataatattaataatattaataattattatattcgTGGAGATGTAAAACAGCATGATGATATTTTgcttaataataatttattacgtcccaaattattatataatgagAAAAGGGAAGGCCTTGATGTTGAACCAAAATTATATCTACCCacttataattattttgaaaatacGAACTCGAAGAAACTCTTAAATAAAGACGAACAATGTAGTGAGTCTACAACAgaatacaaaaataattatgttcctaattataatgaaaatatgcGGCATACTGTAAATgtaaatagaaaaaatgtACTATATGAAAACGAATTTGAcgatatgaaaaataaaaaaagtaaagATGATAAAGTTTCAAGTACATCTTGTGGTATGGattcattaaataaagacactaataaaacaaataataaatttaagGATCATCATTTCTGGATCCCGTTTGATTATTGGAAGGCATCGCACaaaagatatttttattatatgtatgatttaataaaaaataaaaataaaagagttgaaaataatactttcaaaataaaaagtattatatttacagATTATGCACCTTGTTCGGTTTCTATTGAGATTtatgaaattatttataaggATAATTCTGAATTGAATTCGGACCTCCTTTCTGAAAGTGAAACGGATGCGTACGATGAAAGCgaagaaaatgatgaaaGCGAAGAGAATGATGAAAGCGAAGAGAATGATGAAAGCGAAGAGAATGATGAAAGCGAAGAGAATGATGAAAGCGAAGAGAATGATGAAAGCgaagaaaatgatgaaagcgaagaaaatgatgaaatccaacaaaatgataaaatccaacaaaatgataaaatccaacaaaatgataaaatccaacaaaatgatgaaatccaacaaaatgataaaatcCAACAAAATGTTGAAATCCAACAAAATGACGAATGTGgtgataaatatataaatacgAATAAGGGAAAAGGAACCGATACCATTTATGCaaataatcaaaatttAAAACATTATTCATTTCACAAAAACGGGAGAGGAATAGAATATGAGGAAAAAGGCCTATGGGTTTATTCTGATAGGGAAAAAAAGTTAGTTCCTGCTCCGAGAATACCAAAAGATGAATTCAAAAGATGTTCAAATGATGAAAAcattgataataataacaatagTGATTATAATagtgatgatgatgatgacgAAAAGCATTTATGTGAATGTTCACTAAATAAACATCACGGAAGAAAAAAGACGAATAAGcaaaagaataaaaaaaaacaaaatataaaaaaattaagcGTAGAGCACTTTAGTCAAACGGTTTATCCgaatgaaaataataaaaataatataaataataaaaataataaaaataatataaataatataaataatataaataatatacataatataaataataaaaataatatacataatataaataatataaatataataaataataaaatatatagaaaaaattttaGTTGTAATGCACCAAGTCTTGAGACCAAACAAGCAAACATTttagatataaataatacacCCAGAATAGATTTTGATATATCCCATTTAAATcaaagaaataataaaaaaaataaaaaaaaaaaaaaaatacaaagTGATAAAAATAGTGTAGTAGGTACAAATTATCAAAAGGATATAccttttaataataaaagtgtAATAGGTTTATcacataataaaattaatagtTCAATTAATACACTTAATGTATTTAATGAAGATGATTCGTTAACATCTATAAATCAACATTCTGAAATACATTCCAGAGTAGAATCAGAATTTGATAAATTTGAAAAAAGTGTAACTCATTTATGGAGTAACTCTAATTTCCCAttaaaaaatcaaataaaaaaggtaAGTTCTGTATTTTCTCCTAGAACTATTAATTCAAATTCATCTTGTAAATCTATTTCTATTGTTGATAAGTTGACAAGTTCCAAAAGAGATGATTTTAGTTCTGGTAGGAGTATACAGACAAGTGAAAGCAAAGAATCCTTTTCtgataacaaaaaaaatattatatatgatcattttgataagaagaaaaaaagttcatttatttataataaatcaCAGATATTTCATAAggatgaaaataatatgaaaaatgaCTTTAGTGAGtatttagaaaaaatgaaatcaaaaagaaaagaaacACACCAAATAGATAAGGAACAAgatataaaacaaaatgtagatgaatattatcatttgaagaacgataaaaaaaaaaataataaatacaaattatatggattattaaaaaataattacataAAGGGTAAGGAAAAAGATACtaatgataatgaagaaCAAGTTAAGtatcatataaatcatgattatgataatgataattatttaaatgaaaatatgaaaaagaaaaaaaaaaaaattaaatcagaagaaaaatgtaaatCAAATTCTTCCAAGTGTGGGTATGAATATTTTCTAAAATGTAATCctattaattataatgtaGTGTCATCTTATGAAAagaataagaaaaaatatatcacTATTGATTTTACGCATGATGCAGAAGGTAATGTAAAAgaacatataatatgtggtgatattttgatattaataggacataaaaatatagagAAATTTCATAAAGGATTTTCAAGTTCCTATTCATTTCATACGGgatttttaaaaaaaggatCATCAGAAGTTCTTCATctaaaaaaagaagatatggatataaatattaattatgataattatattccggataatatgaaaatatcAATTATTCTAGATGCAGCTACAAAAGAAGATTGTTTAAGgtcatataaaaaaagtttaAGAAGTAATAACAAAATGGAAGAGTTAGAAGCTTTGAAAAACTTCGAAAGAAGAaaatcttttattttaaatgattCTGCTGAAAGTGTAATGAATATGTTACGTGATTTTCCTAGTGAATTTTCTCCATCAGAAAAAACCTATGATTATTTTGACAAAATCAATTCGTTagaaaaaatgatgaaatgTGGAAAGAAGTCGGACGTAACAAATGAAAATTGTGCATCTACCgaaaataatgatagtTTAAAAGAGGTGgtaaaaaaggaaaaagaacaagaacaaaaaaaagattttgaaaaagataaaaatggtaaaaataatatatatgatgaaaataataaaaatattatttatgatgaaaataataaaaatattatttatgatgaaaataataaaaatattatttatgatgaaaataacaaaaataatatatatgatgaaaataataaaaataatatatatgatgaaaGGGATAAACATCAAATATGTGATGAAAAGGATATTgtggaaaaaaataacaaaatagataataaaacaaatgtTTGTGAATCCATTGTTGAAAAACACTATTGTGACCATTCAgatatggaaaaaaataaaggaCAAAAAATTGATATACAATATAGTATTGAGAAAAATCATTTTGATAGTATTCAAAATGATCCACTTGATGAAAAGGAAGAATTAAagaatacatataaaaaaggtcattcttttaataaagttaaagaattatatgaaCAAGAGAGtttagatatatataataaaaagaatttaGATTTTAATTCGAGATCTCATTATAATGCTTATTCGGTTTTTAATGAAAAGGAACCTACCCTAAAATATAATGCAACTAATATAACACAATTGTTAACATCTCTATTTGGTTTTAGAAATAGAGatgataaatattcattaaataaaaaacaaagCATGTGTTCTTTATTAACTTCTAAGAAATCATATTCGAATATTATTTCGCTTAAAGATTATTTACAAAGACAATATGAAATAATCATTAAGCCTAGTGAAAATATAACATCTTTTGTTAAAAGCCATgtcataaaaataaatgtaccattattaaattttttgaaaaaaataacaaatcTTTCGAATATCAAAATTCAATTATCTTTGAAACTATGTAATAATGACCTTAATAAAtcattaaattttattgtGTGTACATGGggaattaatatattaaaaaaaaaaagttcTGCGAAATATTCCTCTAGTTGGAATCAAATACCAGAATATCGTAGAGAgttcaaaaaaattttaGGATATCATAATTTTAGTAGTAAATCATCTCTTGACACATCTAAATGTGTAAATAAATTAGATAGTGTAAGTGAAATGGATAGTACTAATTATACGAATATTTCCTACTACAAAATGTTGAAGGATGTTAAAAGTTTGTATGATGAAGgttcaaaaaaaagagtACATACAGATGAATGTATTTATCGAATTGAAGAAGAAGcagaagaaaaaaaaaaaaaaaacaaacaagaaattaataataattatattttatctcttttaagaaaaaaagagaaaaacGATATAGGGAAACGTATAATAGATaggaaagaaaaaataaaagatgaaaaagaaaCTGATTATAGTCCTAAGGATACATCATCTGAAGTTAGTACAAGTACAGATATGATAAAATTTACACAATTGTATACCAACAAAAAGGAAAACAAGgaaaaagaagataatCACGTACATCGTAAAATAACCAAATCTGatattataacaaataaaaaagagaaaCATGAcgtaaataatatagaagaGATACAAAAGAATGATACAGATATATtgataaataatgatgtgaataaaaataagaatgaTATGTTGAAACGTGctgataattatattattagtaataataataataataataatagtaatatttctttaaaaaaaacaattgGAGAAAGTAGCTTTTTTTATGCTAAATTACCAAGTGGGGAACTTATCAAATTAAAAGTAAACGATTCTGTGGAATTAAGTACTCATGATAGCATGCCATTATTGTTAGTTGAACCCGTAGATGATATAACCgatgaaatgaaaaaagGGATAACCGAATGGAACTCTCTTTCAAAAATGAACTCTCAAACGTTTAGTAAAGAAAATACAATGagtgataataataatttacataaagattatattattaacgATTTAGAAGTAATGTACAATAAATTGAATAAAAAGGGTAGTATTGAATCCACATTTAGTATGGAAAGTGAAAGAACTGTAACTTCAAGATTGTCCCCATCTATTCCTGGTGAAACATTAACATCTTTAGTAAATGTGAAGGACCAAAAGGAAATAATCGTTGAAGATAAAAAGGAAGTAATAgatgaagataaaaaaatagaaaaaattgagggcaaaaaggaaataatagatgaagataaaaaaatagaaaaaattgaggagaaaaaggaaataatagatgaagataaaaaaatagaaaaaattgagggcaaaaatgaaataatagatgaagataaaaaaatagaaaaaattgAGGACAAAAAGGAATCAAAAGTTGAACAAAAAATTGatgaaaaacaaaataatgttACAAGTGAGGAGAACAAAGCTGCAAACGATAAACAAATTAAAGTCAAAGCTATTGAAGCCTTACTTAAACAATCAAAAGCAAAAAGACCCCCTCCACCATTACCTGCTGCATTATTAAAATCTGTCAATGTTGCAAAGGAAAAACCTGAAATgaaagaagaagaaattGTAAAGACAGAAAATAATACGAAATTAGCCTTTACAAAAAAAGGAGGGAAAAAAATTCCAGCTCCTCCAccctttttattaaaaaaaatgggAGATAAATCCATGTgtgttttaaaaaaatgtcCAGAAGCTTTTGGTTTGAAAAAAGCAGCTAAAGTTCCAGAAAAACGTCCCCTAGGAATAAAATTACATTGGCAATTATTACCTACTCATAAAATTGAAGGTACTGTTtttaatgaaataaaaactCAAGAAGTAAAGTATAATTTAATTGATACGAAAGCGGTACATAAATTATTTGCAAGAGTAAAAGGGGAAAAGAagattataaaaaaaagtatagATGATAAACAGAAAAAACCAGAAGAAAAATTAGTTACCGTATTAGATAGGACAAGGGCACAAAATATTggtatattattaagatTTCCAATGAGTACTCAAGAAATTGTTGATAAAATTAATTCTTTTGATCTGACGGATTTGAATGTAGACTTTTTACAAAAAgtattacatattattcCATCAAAAGAAGAATGTGACGgtatattacaaaaattagaaaatgaaaaaataaaaacagAACAATTCAGAGATGTTGAAAGGAAATTAATACCATTTGTATATCTAGATAAATGTCAAAgtaaaatacaaatatgtttattctctttaaaatatgataaaatgattaatgaaataaataaagatttagatatatatgataaagCTGTAAAAGAAGTTAGATCCAGTATACGATTAAGATCTTTATTAAAAGCTGTTTTAAAATGGGGAAATTATGTAAATTATGGtattaatgataatgaagaTTTAGTTGCTTTAGGATTTACTTTATCATCTGTTTTAAAATTAAGTGAATTTAAATCTTCCATTGATAGTAAAATAACATCTTTACATTATATTACCGTAACGTTATGTATGTATCTTCCAAATCTAAATATGAACTTATTAGAAAATGATTTGTTATCTGTTTTGACAGCATCAAAAATGTCTTCGGAATCTATagatattattttttcttctttagaaaaagaaattacTTATATTAAGGGGCAATTAAAAACCAACtatgaagaaaaatttaAGGAAAAAATGATGTCCTTATTAGAAGATAGtgaacaaaaatataatacagcacaaaaacaatatgaacaaaCTAAAAAAGATGTTAATGAATTAGGTATATATTTAGGTGAAGATATGCCAAAGAATGGTaatttagaaaatatttttatcatcttATCATCAATTGTAGATAGCTTTACTAAATGTTATAAAGATATTTTAGCTAACCcaaaaaaattttcaatCATGTTAAATGAAGAAAGCTTGTTAgatgattattataatgttttCTGTAAAGGTAAAAAACGACCtatcataaaaatgaatagCATTTCTACAAATTCAGATACCAAAGAAGACGATACGatcaaaaataaaagtatcccagatattaaaataaaaattaataaatcaaaaagTGTCAgtgtaaaaaaaaatgaccACGGTAAAAGTACCATGTTTCAACTAAGAAATCAATTAATGCAAGATATACAAAATAGATccattttaaaaaaatcgTTGGTATTTCCTAATACATCACAAAATGAATCTTCTTCTATTCAACCTTCTCAGCAAAATGGATTGGATAATAGTATAGCAAAAAATGAAActgaacaaaatattaaaaaggaggaagaattaaaaagtGATAATGGCATCAAAATAAAGGAAGTCCAAACGTTAAATGAGGAAAgtaaaaatgtaaatgtTAATAACACAATGAATGATGTGGTAACTGTGGAAAATATGTCTGATGAGAAGcaaaataaagatatcAAAGTggaagatataaataatacataa